A window of Rhododendron vialii isolate Sample 1 chromosome 11a, ASM3025357v1 contains these coding sequences:
- the LOC131308223 gene encoding uncharacterized protein LOC131308223: MGKREEKRANIGEKSVELCRELQTALGTAKWQGLAPNRRSAMYRATAATLADLDVVGLIKYGCRDNYCKQQVCVTFLEITLGRLLFSFLNLPPWYGSSNVEMVS, translated from the exons ATgggaaagagagaagagaaaagggCTAATATCGGAGAGAAGTCGGTTGAACTTTGTAGGGAGCTCCAGACTGCTTTAGGCACTGCAAAATGGCAG GGTTTGGCACCTAACAGGAGGAGCGCAATGTATCGTGCAACGGCGGCAACTTTAGCTGATTTGGATGTTGTTGGTCTAATAAAATATGGGTGTCGGGACAACTACTGTAAGCAACAGGTGTGTGTAACATTCCTAGAGATAACATTAGGCCGTCTCTTATTCTCTTTTCTAAACCTTCCACCTTGGTATGGCTCGTCTAATGTGGAAATGGTTTCATAA